In the genome of uncultured Sphaerochaeta sp., the window TCTATAACTTCGAGGATCTTGCCTGTACCAATGAGGCTTGCATCTCCCATCCAGACCAGAACGAAGGCGTCCCGGCCCTCTTTTACAGAACCAAGGACAACCACTTTGCCTGCGCTTTCTGCGGCAAGAACCACACCTTCAAGGAAATCTGGAAGAGCAGAAACAAATAAGGTAGACTGGAGACACCATGAAAAGTATTGAAACGATAACAAACCACTATGGGCCCTTGTTGGCAGAGAAAGCCCTTGCGCTTGGTGCCATCAGGCTGGAGGTGCAAAACCCCTTTACCTGGGCAAGCGGATATCGCATGCCGATTTACAACGACAATCGCAGGCTTCTTGCTTCACCAGAGGCTCGTGCCTTGGTAGGGGAGGCGTTCGCGGCAATGCTCGAAAGCCTGGATTTTGATCCGGACAACATTGCAGGGACGGCAACGGCGGGCATTCCCCATGCAACCACGCTCGCCGACAAGCTGGCGAAGCCTCTGAGTTATGTCCGCAGTTCCGGCAAGGACCATGGTCTGGGCCAACAGATCGAAGGCTTGGGCCAGAGTGGTTCGTATGAGAAGGCAAACGTCTTGCTGGTTGAGGACCTCATCTCAACAGGAGGGTCATCCATCAAGGCCGTTCAGGCAATTGTGGATGCCCAAGGCCTCTGTCCGTATACGTTCGCCATTTTCACCTACGGGTTTGATGCAGCGGTGGAGGCCTTCGCGAAACTTGAGCCCTCCTGCGTCTTCCATACCATCCTTGATTATGATGTCATGGTGCAAAGTGCTCTCTCCCGTTCCTACGTGAACCCGGAGGAGGCCAAGCTTCTCTCTCTCTGGCGTGAGGATCCGTTCGGCTGGGGTGCAGCACACGGGTTTCCCCCGGTAACCAAATAAGGAGAATTGACTGATGAACTATGATGCAAAATTGCTGGAAAGCGCCAAGACGGTAGGAAACATCGTGTGCATGGGGCTTGATCCCCAACCTGAGGTACTTCCCTTTGCCAGCGGTGATCTCAGGGCCGATCTCAACTCGTTTTTTCAGCAACTTTTCAGAAGAATGGCTCTCTCGGGGCTCATCCCTGCCGCATTCAAGCCGAACATCGGCTACTACCAGAGTCTGGACAGACCCCGGGAAGAGGATTTTTCCGGCAGCCAAGCCTTGGCGGACCTGCTGGACATGGTGGAGAACTTTTTCCCCGGCATCCCTGTCATCCTGGACAGCAAGCGGGGAGATATTGCACGCAGCAGTCTCAACTATGCACAAGAAGCCTTTGAGGCTTGGAACGCCGATGCAGTGACGGTTGCCCCCTACATGGGAAGTGACTCCGTCAAACCCTTCATCGACTATCCGGAAAAAGGGGTCTACATCCTCAACAGGACGAGCAATCCGGGCGGAAAAGACCTCCAAAACCTGATACTGGGTAATGGCTCTTCGCTCTATCTTGAAGTGGCTCGCCAGATTGCAGCTTACAACGCAAAAACCGGCTCGGTTGGTGCGGTGGTGGGGGCAACCAACCCCCAGGAGCTGAAGGACATCGCCTCCTTCTATCGAGATGAACGGGTTCCCCTGCTCATCCCCGGTGTGGGAAGCCAGGGCGGGTCTGCCCCGGAGGTTATGGAAATCCTGCGCTCCTGCGGGTATCCGGTAGAGCTTGCCAGGATAAACAGCTCCAGCGCGCTGACGCATCCCTGGAAAAAGGGACCTGCTCCCGAAGACTGGCTGGAATTGTGTGAGGAAAACCTCAGGACCCTGATACGGGAGTGTGCTGTATGAAGGATGTGCTCTCATTGCTGAAACATCGCCATCTGGACCCTGCCAAGCCGGTATTGCTTGGCACCGTCAGCGGCGTTGCTTCCACAAAGCCGGCCTTGATACGCTTCTTCGATCAGAAAGTGCCCGGTATTGCCATCATCACCACCAAAAGCTTTCAGGTTGAGGTGAACCCTGGAAACCGTGAGCCGGTCATTTGCGAGACCGAGAAGGGGAGCTTCGGCAACTCTGTCGGGTTACGCAACCCCGGCATGGAACAAGCCCTCTATGAGTTGCGTACCCTGAAACGGGAGTTTCCCCTTCGTGCGGTGCTCAACGTATCACTCTCAGCAAACAGTGTGGAGGACTTCATCACCCTGGTGAAGGCTTTTGACGAGGTTGCTGACATGGTGGAACTGAATTTCTCATGCCCTCACGCCTCGGTTGGGTATGGGGCTTCCATCGGATGTGATCCGTCCATTGCAGCCGCATATGTGCGGGAGATCAAGGCGCAGACCAAGGAGTGCAAGGCTCCCCTGTTTGTGAAGCTCACCCCGAATGTGGAGGATATCGGCCTCATCGCAAGAGAGGTCATGGAAAGCGGAGCCGATGGGCTGGTGGCCATCAATACGGTTGGTCCGATCGTGCATATCGACCCGGTGGCTCAGCAACCTATCCTGCAAAACAAGCTTGGGGGAAAAGGCGGGTGCTCGGGAAAGGGCATCTATCAGGATGCCCTGAAGGCCATCGGGGCCATTCGCAAAGCCTGCGGTCCTGACATTCCCCTTCTGGGTATGGGTGGGGTGGCAAGTGGAGAAGAGGCTGCCCGTCTCATTGCTGCCGGTGCTGACGCCGTCGGCATAGGTTCTGCACTTGGAACGGTGGATCAGCGCAACTGGAGTGTCTATCTTGATGCAGTCAAGGCTGAGGCTGAAGCATTCCTGCAAAACAGGAAGAGCACCAGTCATCCCCTGTCCTCCTCCTTTGTGATCAACGAACGGCAGATGGCCTATCAGAAGCATACGGTCACCAAGGTAAAGCGCTATGGCAAAGACACGGTCATTCTCACCTTGGACGGCAGTCTGGATTGCAAAGCCGGCCAGTTTGCTTTTCTCTGGATTCCCCAGGTAGGTGAGAAACCCTTCTCTGTCGCACATAACGATCCCCTTTCCTTTGTCATCAAGCGCAGGGGTCCCTTCTCCGAGCAGTTGTGCAACCTCACCGTAGGCTCGGACCTCTATGTCCGCGGTCTGTACGGAGCACAGCTGGAGAATCCGGTAACCCGGAAAGCCCTCCTGCTTGCAGGTGGTACCGGCGTAGCGGTTTTGCCCTCCTTGGCCAAGCAGCTGGCAGAGCAGAACACGCTCATGCAGATCCTGGTGGGAACCAGCGAGACGGTTGAGGGAGAAGCTTTGCTGGAGGATGAGCTCTCCCTGTATGGCGAGTTCTCTTGCATAGCCGATGACGGGAAACCCGGTAGGGTGCTTGATGTGCTGGATGATCTTGTCCTGGACGCAGAACAGGCCTGCTACCTGGTGGGACCTGAGATTTTCATGGCAATCGCCTGCAGAAAGTTGCTTGGGCGTGGAATGAAAGCCGAACGCATCTTCCTTTCCATGGAGCGCAGTACGCTTTGTGGCATAGGAATGTGCGGTGAGTGCGCTTGTGGTGACCGGCTAACCTGTCGCTGGGGAACCTTTCTCAGCTATGACTACCTCCTCAAGGAGGCCCCGGAGTTGGTGACATATGATTGACGTGCATGTGCATCTGAGAGACTGGGAGCAGAGCAGCAAGGAAACGCTCGCCCATGGCATGGGTGTAGCACGTTCGTGTGGGGTGGATGAGGTGTTCGATATGCCGAACACCAATCCTCCCCTGACTGGAAGATCCGCTATCCTGAAGCGTCTTGAGGATGCACAGGCGTGCAATCTTGATGTGCGATACCATCTGTGGGCAGGAGTGACGAGCGATCGTGACCAGCTCACACAGATGGTGGAACTGCACCGCGAGCTCTTTCCCCGAGTGATTGGACTGAAGATGTTTGCCGGGCATTCTACCGGAAATATGGGACTTACCGAAGAGGAGACCCAGAAGCAGGTGTATCACACCCTTGCCCTTGCTGATTACCGTGGCGTCCTTGCCTTGCACTGTGAGAAGGAGAGCCTGCTTCGGCCCGATTTGGAACGAAGCGAGGATTTCAGTTCCCACAGTCTGGCCCGACCGGTTGCAGCTGAGATAGCCAGTGTACGCGACCAGTTGCGTTTTGCCTCGGAAGCAGGCTTCCAAGGGCATCTTCACATTTGCCATCTCAGCTCCATCGAGGCCCTTTCCTTGGTGGAAGAGGCCAGGGCAAATGGTGTTCGGGTAAGTTGCGGTGTGACTCCTCATCATGTGTTGCTGTCGCAGGATGATGCGAAAGACCGGTCCCTCTATGCAAAGATGAACCCCCCGCTTCGCAGTGAAACCGAGCGCAGTGCCCTCTTTGCCGCCCTGCTTGCAGGAAGGATCGATTGGATTGAGACCGATCATGCCCCCCACACCCTTGCTGACAAGGAAGCGGGAGCATCGGGGATTCCCGGATTCAGCGGATTGCTGTTGTTGCTGAAGGCATTGGTGGAGGCTGGAGCGCAAGAAGACCTGCTCAAGCAACTGGTAGGCAAGCGGGCCCTGCAGGTATTTGGGCTTGCAGACCGAACGATCACCATCCCTTCGTATGACGAGCTTGCTACCCGTTCCCTGGAATCTGCAAAAGCGTATCCCTTTGACAGCTTTGCCAACTTGCGATTGCGTTAGGGAACAACCTCCTGTATACTAGCTCTCCATGAGGAGGGAGCCTTGATAGATCTTCGGAAGCATTCGAGCAGACATTTGGAGACCAAGCTGGTCCTTCCCATACCCGAAACCCAGCGGTATGAGCGGGAGTTGCACTATTATCTGTTCTCTCCTCCCCAGCTCTATGTCAATCGCAGCACCTACACGGAAGAGCGGATCCTTCATAAGTTCCAGAGTCATGGGCGGTACTCATCACCAGAGATCACCTTGGAAGAACTCTTGGACGAGCACAACTCCCTCAGTCCCCTGACCATCCTCAGGCACTACACGGCAGACCTTGAGAAGGATGTGACCAGTGTGCCTGAGCGGAATGTCATCCATGAGCTTCAGACCATCGTCAACTCCATCCGCCATGAGAACAAGGCCTGCCTGCAGGACTGCAAGGATATGGTCAAGCTGGGCATGGGCAACGATCTCGGATCCACGTTGGAAGCCTGGCACCTGAATATGCAGGAGCTGTGCAGGATCTTGCGTGAGTTGCTTGATGTCATCCGTGCCAAGTTCAGCCCGGACAACCGTTTGATGCTTGCCTTTCTCTGGGCGGACGAAGCGGTGAGCATTCTCTGTGAAAAACATGCCATCGACCTGTATATGACCTCCAGTGCGCTGCAAGCACAACTGCCTGAAACACTTTCCGGTCTCCTGGCCTTCAGTCGTGAGGAGATGGAGTATCGTAGTGCGCAAGACTATCCCAGCGGCAGCAACAATCCCGAGACGGTACAGTATCGCAAGGCAGTTCTGAAAAAGTGGACGCAGTCGGCACTCTACCTTGTTCCTGAGATTTCGCGTTGGCCCAAGCGGGTCTCCGAAATTCTGGCAGGAACGGCTGCCGGTGTCGCCATGGCTTTTGCCACGTTGACCACGATTTTCGCAGAGGCGACGTTCATCAGAAACAGTCTGCAATGGGCCCTGATCGTCATCATCGGCTATGTCTTCAAGGATCGTATCAAGGAGTGGCTGCGCCTCTTCTTCAACGCAGTACTGCCAAGAATGATGGCTGATGAGATTTCGTCCTTTCTCTCGCCCAAGACCAACAAGAAAATCTGCTCAAGCCGGATCAAGCTCAAGTTTGAGGAACCGGACGATCTTCCTTCTCCCGTCAAGGAGATTCGCAAGGACAAGAACAACCCGTTCAGGGATATGCTGCCCAAGGAAGATATCATCCACTATACCCGTGATCTGGTGATGCACCCGCTGACCAAGCACGGCTTGGAGCGTGACAAATTCCCAAGGGAAAACAATTTCACCTTGGTTACTCGCATCCGTCTTGACGATTTTCTCAAAGAGATGGATGACCCGAATGATGTGGTGTTCAGGATGGACCCGAACGCCGATGAGCTGGATCAGCTCAACAGCGAACGGGTATACCACCTGCATTTGGTGATTCGTGAGTATGCAAAGAAAGAGGATCTGGACGTCTACAGCCACTATACGATTGTCATGAACAAGAGTGGTATCGTCCGTATCGAGCAGATGCCTCTCGCCTAGAGCCCAATCTTCTCCGAAGCTTCGGTCATTGCATCGATGGTGAGTTGGATGATGTGCGGCAACTCGATGCCCAGCATCTCTGCTCCCCCGGTGATCAGATCACGATTCACTCCGGCTGCAAACCCTTTGGAAGCCCACTTCTTTTTCACCGACTTGACACTCATGCCCTGCATCTTTTCCGGCCGCATCAGTGCGGTCGCATAGACCAGGCCAGTCAGCTCATCAATGGTGTAGAGGACCTTTTCCATGAAATGCTCTGGTTTGATGTCACTGCAGATGCCCCAACCATGACTGCACACTGCATGGACGAATGCTTCATCCACATCAATCTGGGAAAGCAGTTCGGGAGCCTTTTTGCAGTGTTCCTCGGGGAACATCCCCCAGTCGATATCATGCAAGAGCCCAACCAGAGACCAATACTGTGGATCGTGCCCATACTCCTGGGCGAAAGCGCGCATCGTCTCCTCCACACAATAGGCGTGGTGGACCAAGGCCTCATTGGGATTGTAGGTACGAAGCAACGCATCAGCTTGTTCGCGAGTTACCATGATACTCCTCCTTTGTTGGGAGTATAGGCTCTTTGCGAGGATTCGAAAAGGCGAAAAAGATGCTCTTTCCCCTTTATACTGGCACACCTATTGTGTTAGTATGGGGCCAGCGCCGCCGGTATGGCAGGCCATCTTGTTTTGGAGGAGGAACCTATGTCTAGTTTGGACGACGGGGGCAGTATAACACCCCTGCCTAGTAGCTTGACTTCCGTATCCTCCTTCTTCCTTGCGTAGGGCCGAATTGCTCGGCTTCCATGGAATGGGGAGAATGCCTCATCATCCATGGAGGAACTATGATCACCATCAGAAAGAATCTTGTGAGCCAGAATCCAGGAGATCCAATCCAGGAGGCTCCTTACACTTGGGTCGACGCCCGTGACATCAATCGGGACGATATCTCCCAGCTTGAGGAACAGTATGCGATTTCCAGTGAATTGCTCGCAGATATCATGGACCAGGACGAACAGGCCCGCATCGAGAAAGAGGATGATTACATCGCCTTGATCGTACGTCTGCCCGCCATGGCCGATGATTGCAAGGGAATCAACCAGTATGCCGTCCCCTTGGGCATTGTCCTGATCCGTGATACTGTCATCACCATCTGCCAAAGCGACAGCATCGTACTTGAGGATTTCTCCAAAAACCGCTATCGACAATACCCCGTCCAGACCATGGAAGGGTTTGTGATCAGCATCCTTGGCCGGGCAGTGATGGTGTACATCCGCCTGCTCAAGTACATCAACCGCCAGAAATCACAGGTTGAGGAACAGCTGCACAAGAGTATCATGAACTATGAGCTGATCCAGCTTTTGCAGATCCAGAAGTCGCTGGTCTACTTCTCCACGAGCCTGACCACAAATGAGGCACTGCTGGAACGGCTTCAGCGTACTCCCTACTTCAAGCTGGCAGGGGAGGAGGAACGTGATTTCCTCGATGACGTCATCACAGACAACAAGCAGGCCATCGAGATGGCAAACATCTACTCCTCCATTCTCACCGGTACGATGGATGCCTTTGCTTCGGTCATCAGCAACAATATGAACGTAATCATGAAGCGGCTGACCATCATATCCATCAGTCTCATGATTCCCACCTTTGTCACCGGGTTCTACGGAATGAACATTTCCTTGCCCTTCATGGGCCATCCGTTTGCTTGGATCGGCATCCTTTCGTTCTGTGGTCTGAGTGCGTTGATAGGTGGTTGGACTCTCAGCGACCGGCGCAATGCACGCCTGGTGCAGCGATCCGTGCTCGGTGCACGTGAGTCGGGGCGCGAAGTTCGGAGAAAAAAGAAGAAAAAGCGGTCCCTACCCGATTGATTCACTAGGTTATGCAATGCTACCATCGGCCAGATTCAGGAGAATACCCAAACGATGGACAGCATTGCTGATCTCTGTTTAGCCTTTGACGGCACCTACGCTGGTGATGCCATGCGTACCCTTTCAGAACTCTACACCCAGATAGAACTTGAAACATCCTCATTCTGCAAGCAACATGAAATTGCTTGTGCAGAGGGGTGTGGGACGTGTTGTGAGCATTTCATGCCGGATATCACCACTGCCGAAGCCCGCTTGGTCGCAGCCTATTTGCTGTTTGTCAAACGAGACAGGGCCCTGATGGATAGGGTTCTCGAGTTTGCAGGCAATACCAGCGGTCCCTGTCCTCTCTATCGGTTTGACTCTCCCTATCACTGCTCGGTCTATGCGGCCAGGCCTCTGATATGTCGCCTCTTCGGCGCATGTGCCAGTCAGGACAAGGAAGGGAATGCCCTCTTTCGTCGTTGTCGGTTCAACAAGGAAGAGACCATGCCCTATCTTTTGAAGTTCACCGAAGATGTGCCGGTCATGCAGGACTACTCGTATGCACTGCGAAGCCTTGATGACGGGGAAGGGGTGGTGGGCTACCTTCCTGAGAAGGTAGCTTCCATGATGGATCAACTCCAGTTTCTAGCGCGCATGCTGGAATTCGACGATTCCAATCCCGACGATACCCCCAATCCGCTGGCAAGCTAACGGATGACCCGAAGGATATAGCCTCCCAGATACTCCGATTCAGGGAAGGAGAGACGAACGGGATGGTCCTCAGCCTGGGTAAGCACCTTCAGGATCTGGATTTCCACGTTCGCATCCTTAGCACTCCAGGCCAGAATCAGACGAAGTTGCTCGAGGTTGATGGCCCCGCTGCAGCTGAACGTTGCGATGATGCCGCCGTTCCTGATTTTCTGCATTGCCAGCCGATTGAGATCCTTGTAGGCCTTCTGCGCCCCCTGTGCCTGAGCCTTGGTCTGTGCAAGCTTCGGGGGGTCGAGAATCATCAGGTCGTAATGGTCTGAGGGAATCTTTCTCATCTGTTCAAAGATGTCACAGACGGTGATGCTTACCCTCTCCCTGCTTTCGGGGGGAATGCTTCCTTGCTCCTGGTTGATGTGTACATGCACCAAGGCTTGCTTGAGTGCCTGCTCGCTGCTGTCAAAGAGATCTACTTGCTTTGCCCCTGCTCTGAGAGCGTGCAGGCTGAAGGCACCGGTATAGGAGCAGCCGTCGAGTACGACTGCGTCCTTTGCATAGGCTTCGATGGCTTTGCGATTCTCCCGCTGGTCGCAATAGAACCCGCTCTTCTGACCTTTCCCGGGGACTACTTCGTAGAGGAGGTTGTCCTCTCTGAACCGCACTGGATCGAGGCGTTTTGCCGGTGTGAAGTAGGCACCGTCCTGATAGTAGAGCAGGGTTTCGCTCAAATGCTCAATGCCGCAGAAAGCGCTGTCGGTTCCGAGGAGAATAAGGGTTGGCTTGAGCAACTGTTCAAGCGTGGACACGATCAGGTCCCGATGATCCCAGGCAATGCGTGCGCTGATGATGATCCTGAGCATGGTGCCATACACATCGACGACGAGGCCGGGAAGCATGTCGGCTTCCCCGAATATGATGCGGAATGTGGTGGTGCCGGCTTTCTTGTCCTGGAAGAACGCGCTGCGGCGGAGAACGCTCTTGGTGATGGTGTCCACCCACCAGCCTTCATCAGGGATGGTTTTTTCATCCCAACTGAGCAGGCGAAGGGCGATATGGCTTTGGCTGTCGTACCAGCCGTAGGCTATGAATTGGCCGTTTTGAGTCTCCACACGGGCGAGATCGGTAGAGAGGTCAGCTTCCTTGGTAAGCAAAGCTCCGGAAAAGACCCAGGGGTGGTGGCGGAGCAACTGTTTCTCCTTGCCTTCCTTGATGATAATTGTTTGCATGGCTACACAGTAGCCGAAGGCCTTGGTTTTGTCAAAACGTTTGTTGACTTGCCACCAGCACATAACCGATAATGGCGATATGCAGAAACCGCTTGCCAAAGCAATCCTGTTTGATATGGACGGGACACTGGTGAACACCCTGGAGGATATCCGCAGTGCCATGGGCTGTGCCCTCAGCCTGATCGGGTTCCCTCCTCCTTCCGCCGAAACTACGAAACGGGTAGTGGGGAGAGGGCTCAAAAATGCACTGAGAGGTGCAATCCAAGAGCTAGGGGTCACCCTGGATGAGGAAGAGCATCAGCGTCTCTACAATGCCATGATGGATTCCTACCGTGCGCATCCATCGGATCAGAGCACTCTGTATGCAGGCATCCACTCCTTGTTGTGCAAGCTGCAGGCGGATGGTTTTGCCCTTGGGATTCTCTCCAACAAGGAGGACGAGCTGACCAGGCGCATTGTCAGTGATGTGCTGGGCGACTTCTCGTTCGTGTGGGTGCAGGGGCTGCTTGATTCTGTTCCGCGAAAGCCTGACGCCACCGCCATTCGGCAATTTCTCATACGGCAGGGTTTTTCTGCAGACGATATTGTGTATATTGGTGATAGCGAGGTGGATTGGCAGACCGCATGCAATGTCCCTTGTTCCCCTATTCTGGTTTCCTGGGGATTCCGGCCGAAGGAAGAACTGCAATCATTGCCTGGTTCAATGGTTGTCGACACGGTACACGAGTTGGAGGATGCAATCTATGGCATACAACGAGAAGGATCTGAGAAGCAAAGCTGAAGCCTATCTGAAAGCAGAACGGGAACCCGTCTTCCGCACCGAAGTTGAAGAGGAACTGGCTCGTGGTGATTGGGAAGCATTGTTCGACCGATTCTATACAAGTCTTTCCT includes:
- a CDS encoding orotate phosphoribosyltransferase is translated as MKSIETITNHYGPLLAEKALALGAIRLEVQNPFTWASGYRMPIYNDNRRLLASPEARALVGEAFAAMLESLDFDPDNIAGTATAGIPHATTLADKLAKPLSYVRSSGKDHGLGQQIEGLGQSGSYEKANVLLVEDLISTGGSSIKAVQAIVDAQGLCPYTFAIFTYGFDAAVEAFAKLEPSCVFHTILDYDVMVQSALSRSYVNPEEAKLLSLWREDPFGWGAAHGFPPVTK
- the pyrF gene encoding orotidine-5'-phosphate decarboxylase: MNYDAKLLESAKTVGNIVCMGLDPQPEVLPFASGDLRADLNSFFQQLFRRMALSGLIPAAFKPNIGYYQSLDRPREEDFSGSQALADLLDMVENFFPGIPVILDSKRGDIARSSLNYAQEAFEAWNADAVTVAPYMGSDSVKPFIDYPEKGVYILNRTSNPGGKDLQNLILGNGSSLYLEVARQIAAYNAKTGSVGAVVGATNPQELKDIASFYRDERVPLLIPGVGSQGGSAPEVMEILRSCGYPVELARINSSSALTHPWKKGPAPEDWLELCEENLRTLIRECAV
- a CDS encoding dihydroorotate dehydrogenase, with product MKDVLSLLKHRHLDPAKPVLLGTVSGVASTKPALIRFFDQKVPGIAIITTKSFQVEVNPGNREPVICETEKGSFGNSVGLRNPGMEQALYELRTLKREFPLRAVLNVSLSANSVEDFITLVKAFDEVADMVELNFSCPHASVGYGASIGCDPSIAAAYVREIKAQTKECKAPLFVKLTPNVEDIGLIAREVMESGADGLVAINTVGPIVHIDPVAQQPILQNKLGGKGGCSGKGIYQDALKAIGAIRKACGPDIPLLGMGGVASGEEAARLIAAGADAVGIGSALGTVDQRNWSVYLDAVKAEAEAFLQNRKSTSHPLSSSFVINERQMAYQKHTVTKVKRYGKDTVILTLDGSLDCKAGQFAFLWIPQVGEKPFSVAHNDPLSFVIKRRGPFSEQLCNLTVGSDLYVRGLYGAQLENPVTRKALLLAGGTGVAVLPSLAKQLAEQNTLMQILVGTSETVEGEALLEDELSLYGEFSCIADDGKPGRVLDVLDDLVLDAEQACYLVGPEIFMAIACRKLLGRGMKAERIFLSMERSTLCGIGMCGECACGDRLTCRWGTFLSYDYLLKEAPELVTYD
- a CDS encoding dihydroorotase family protein, translated to MIDVHVHLRDWEQSSKETLAHGMGVARSCGVDEVFDMPNTNPPLTGRSAILKRLEDAQACNLDVRYHLWAGVTSDRDQLTQMVELHRELFPRVIGLKMFAGHSTGNMGLTEEETQKQVYHTLALADYRGVLALHCEKESLLRPDLERSEDFSSHSLARPVAAEIASVRDQLRFASEAGFQGHLHICHLSSIEALSLVEEARANGVRVSCGVTPHHVLLSQDDAKDRSLYAKMNPPLRSETERSALFAALLAGRIDWIETDHAPHTLADKEAGASGIPGFSGLLLLLKALVEAGAQEDLLKQLVGKRALQVFGLADRTITIPSYDELATRSLESAKAYPFDSFANLRLR
- a CDS encoding HDIG domain-containing metalloprotein; the protein is MVTREQADALLRTYNPNEALVHHAYCVEETMRAFAQEYGHDPQYWSLVGLLHDIDWGMFPEEHCKKAPELLSQIDVDEAFVHAVCSHGWGICSDIKPEHFMEKVLYTIDELTGLVYATALMRPEKMQGMSVKSVKKKWASKGFAAGVNRDLITGGAEMLGIELPHIIQLTIDAMTEASEKIGL
- a CDS encoding magnesium transporter CorA family protein yields the protein MITIRKNLVSQNPGDPIQEAPYTWVDARDINRDDISQLEEQYAISSELLADIMDQDEQARIEKEDDYIALIVRLPAMADDCKGINQYAVPLGIVLIRDTVITICQSDSIVLEDFSKNRYRQYPVQTMEGFVISILGRAVMVYIRLLKYINRQKSQVEEQLHKSIMNYELIQLLQIQKSLVYFSTSLTTNEALLERLQRTPYFKLAGEEERDFLDDVITDNKQAIEMANIYSSILTGTMDAFASVISNNMNVIMKRLTIISISLMIPTFVTGFYGMNISLPFMGHPFAWIGILSFCGLSALIGGWTLSDRRNARLVQRSVLGARESGREVRRKKKKKRSLPD
- a CDS encoding YkgJ family cysteine cluster protein; protein product: MDSIADLCLAFDGTYAGDAMRTLSELYTQIELETSSFCKQHEIACAEGCGTCCEHFMPDITTAEARLVAAYLLFVKRDRALMDRVLEFAGNTSGPCPLYRFDSPYHCSVYAARPLICRLFGACASQDKEGNALFRRCRFNKEETMPYLLKFTEDVPVMQDYSYALRSLDDGEGVVGYLPEKVASMMDQLQFLARMLEFDDSNPDDTPNPLAS
- a CDS encoding class I SAM-dependent rRNA methyltransferase, whose amino-acid sequence is MQTIIIKEGKEKQLLRHHPWVFSGALLTKEADLSTDLARVETQNGQFIAYGWYDSQSHIALRLLSWDEKTIPDEGWWVDTITKSVLRRSAFFQDKKAGTTTFRIIFGEADMLPGLVVDVYGTMLRIIISARIAWDHRDLIVSTLEQLLKPTLILLGTDSAFCGIEHLSETLLYYQDGAYFTPAKRLDPVRFREDNLLYEVVPGKGQKSGFYCDQRENRKAIEAYAKDAVVLDGCSYTGAFSLHALRAGAKQVDLFDSSEQALKQALVHVHINQEQGSIPPESRERVSITVCDIFEQMRKIPSDHYDLMILDPPKLAQTKAQAQGAQKAYKDLNRLAMQKIRNGGIIATFSCSGAINLEQLRLILAWSAKDANVEIQILKVLTQAEDHPVRLSFPESEYLGGYILRVIR
- a CDS encoding HAD hydrolase-like protein is translated as MQKPLAKAILFDMDGTLVNTLEDIRSAMGCALSLIGFPPPSAETTKRVVGRGLKNALRGAIQELGVTLDEEEHQRLYNAMMDSYRAHPSDQSTLYAGIHSLLCKLQADGFALGILSNKEDELTRRIVSDVLGDFSFVWVQGLLDSVPRKPDATAIRQFLIRQGFSADDIVYIGDSEVDWQTACNVPCSPILVSWGFRPKEELQSLPGSMVVDTVHELEDAIYGIQREGSEKQS